TTAATCGCCATAAGAATTGATGCTGTCCATGATCTTCGCTAAAACCACCTTGGAGTCTGTCAACTTCTTGATACTCTTTTTCAGTTTATCACGCTTCACCGCTACAGCCGGCGACTCCTCTAACATTTTCTCAATGCCACCACCGTAAGGACCCATCAACTCATTTACAATCTCAGCTTCCATTTCCTTGTTCACCAGGTTGGATACAGACAGCTGCAAATGCAGTGCCATACAGTCAACAAACCTCCTTAAAACAACCTTCCAATAAGCAGTCATCCTCATTTTCAGATCAAAAGCTTGACCTAACACATGAGGGAACTGCCTCAAAACACCAACCTCCACCTCCCCAATACCTTCTATAGCTACAACAGAAGGGCGTTTCTCATCATTTAACACCCCATCTATGAAAGCATTCTGTTGAGACATCAGCCTATTCCATTCAGAAACATACTCCGGATCACATGTATAATCTGCAAGCTTCTCCATGTCCACAATTTCCTTCATCCACTCTGTCGACCTTTCCTTCATCTTAGCCATCAGATTATGTCCAGCACGCCTCGCTGATAGTTGAAGCTGATAATAATTTTCTGAGTGCCGCATCAACACAGAAATAACCACTTCCTCAACATAACTCCACACCTGCTCCACAAACCCAATTGGTATGCTCGAAATTCCGCTCACCTTTCCCTGCAAGATAGTAAGAAAAGCATTGCGAGGAAGAAAATTCGGAAGAGCTATACCTTTTGCTTCCTCCAATATGTTGATCTCTTCAACCAAGAAGTTCATCTTAGGGTCACTTTCATCACATTTGTGAAGTCCATCTGAGTACTGATTGAGCATCTCAACCAATCTAGCAGTGCAATGCATGCGCCTGTCTTTAGGGTACTCTTCAAATTCTCCTCTCAGAAGAATCTTCCTAAGAGATTCTTTAGCCATGCCAATGATCTGCATGAAAGCAGTCATTGCCTCAGCAACAGACGAAAGACTCTTTGGCATTGTATTCAGTTCAGAAAGGCAGTAATTCAGCTTGTCATTAATCTTCTTCACAATTTCCGGCAAGTTTCTTGCTATGCTGTTAGCTTGAATTTGCACCAACTTTTGCGCCAAAACTGGAATACCGACAATAGATTTGTCGATCTTCGACAGCAGAGAATGAGTCTGAAATAGTTCATGAGCAATGGCCAGTGCCTCTTCATACGTTTCATCTCCAATGCGATTCCTCACACAGACATAACCAAGTCCAATGTTGACGTCATCGCCAGTAACCTTCTCAAGAAGTCCTTCAGCAGGTGCCTTATCAACTTTCGTAACCACGGCCAGCGTCCTTTCCCCAGTCTTATCCACACTCTGCGACATTTGAATCGATTCACAGGTAGCAAAATCAACACTCGCAGACAACACATTCAAAATGATACTCTCCTCTGGCTTTATGTATTCCATGATCATGTCTTTGATCTGGTCATAAATATTTTCAGGCTGACCATGAACTGGGACCCTAGTGATCCCAGGCAAATCCACCATAGTCAAATCAGGAACACCATTTTTCTTCACTAACAGCGTCAATGGGGTGTTAGAAATTCCTTTCCCTCCCCCTGCGATAGCATTAGTTGCCTTAACAATATCGTCAGAGATGTTGTCTTCATCAGTAGGATCAATTATGCCATTGTACTCCAATGAAAGCTCTGGCTGAGGGCTTGAGTGGTGCTGCAGCCTCATTATCAGAGGTACCCTTGTGCAGATACCTTGACCTCGAGGGAGACTGATGCCAGCCAAAGATTCGAGGACACTGGATTTTCCAGATGATTGATCCCCAACCACCACAATTGTGGGGAGCTGAATGCCTTCATCCATTACCATCAAGTTACGGAGCTTGTCAACCGCATCGAGCAGGGGACGAATTTTGTCATTGTAGGAAGACACAATAGGAGCACAGTTGATAGGTACCGCATCTTGTGATACCGGAACCAGTGCAACTGAGCCTTCACCATTTAAAATTGCAGTACTTGGTTTTCTCTTGGAGGCAGTAGCTTGCTTTCCTCCTACCATATCTAAATTGTAGCTGGCAAAGAGTTGAAAGAAATAGAGATTGAGAGGGAGTGAGAGTGATGATTTGTTGATCAGAACAGAAATGAGACTGGTTATTATATAGATACGTTTGTCATGAAACTAGCtattcataattaattctTCAACCACGCCTCTGGACAATTCGAAATtccaaattaatatttattcttTGGAATTGGAAAATGTATCAAATATCGTAAATGATCAAACCATATCCCATGCGTCTCTGGACTTGTAAACGTTTAGCAAATCATATCCCATGCGTCTTTGGAGTTTCAACCTGTGCAATTATTAAGTATTACGTGCCCTTTGGTCTTTCAACATTCATGCACTTATCAGTTTCTGCACGTAATGCACGATATGACAACAATATTCCAAAGTTTCctcctaaaaaaattaatgttctaTTATGTGCCTTATTTATAATAGTAGACTGCAGAGtacaacataatatatatcTAAAGGGATTTGAGACATCCAGaccttttccatttttatttacCTCGGCAAGATCCTCTGATTTGTCCAACCGTAACAAAGTAAACAACGCAGCAAATAATCTACCGGACTTAATATACATTAATCCTTAAaatttagagtaatttagaTTGTAATTTGTAGATATATGGAAGAATGACACTTAcacacactttttttttttttttatttagtcaCACACGCACATCCGTTACACACCTAAAAAGCTTTTTGCTACTATAATTCTTGGGCTAAAAGGTTTTATACGAGGCCCAGGGGCCTTTGCTACTATAAttattggaagaaaaaagTACATGTTAGTGATTTATgggaaaatatgaaattaattcTTCTAAAAAGCATTTAGATTTTAATCaatattttatatacatataaaatcatcaatctttgaatataaaaaaaataaaatggaaaaggGATTTTgttaaaacaatttaaaacctaAGGGGTTGGTTCTATAATTTTTGAAACCTCATGCAGTTTCCGAATAAtctgaaggaaaaaaaaaactaaatagaAGCATGATTTTAGAACAAGAAGTCGAAggtgaaatattgaaaattgtaGATCAGAGATGAAGAATATAGTTGGACCTAAGAAAGCACCAACGAGAAAGCATAAAATGAATATGATTTAGTTTTTTGGCAAATTTGATATGGTTTTTTGGGAGATTTCCTTTGGTTCTTTGgcaaatctgatttttctctctcaaatccATAGGACAAGGGTAATATAGGTATTTTACACACActaataaattgaaaaatagctattaaattgaaaaaaaaatccacaactgtcaatttttgggtgtgtttatagTTTTTAAATGGTATATGATTTCTTTATAAGACTATGTCTATGATTGGGTATATAACTATATTCGTTTATTTTAGAggttttaattagttttacaTATGTAATGCCTAATTTAGAGGCAAATTAGAAGAAATGCTGAGGATTTAGACGATAGGAGGAACAATGgcaaaaaaaagagtttatatccttaattttttgaagggaaaaaaaaaaaaaaaggttagaGGCAATTGAAAATTCGTTgtatttaaccaaaaaaaaacaaacaaagaaggTAGTTTTGCCTTTAAACTCTTTCTAAATGCACATATTTATTTGGTTTGCCAATTCTTCTTCAGCATGGGCATTATTGGAGTTTAAAATGTCGCATCATATGATCTCCATACCAAATCATCCA
Above is a genomic segment from Prunus dulcis chromosome 7, ALMONDv2, whole genome shotgun sequence containing:
- the LOC117634048 gene encoding dynamin-related protein 4C-like; this encodes MVGGKQATASKRKPSTAILNGEGSVALVPVSQDAVPINCAPIVSSYNDKIRPLLDAVDKLRNLMVMDEGIQLPTIVVVGDQSSGKSSVLESLAGISLPRGQGICTRVPLIMRLQHHSSPQPELSLEYNGIIDPTDEDNISDDIVKATNAIAGGGKGISNTPLTLLVKKNGVPDLTMVDLPGITRVPVHGQPENIYDQIKDMIMEYIKPEESIILNVLSASVDFATCESIQMSQSVDKTGERTLAVVTKVDKAPAEGLLEKVTGDDVNIGLGYVCVRNRIGDETYEEALAIAHELFQTHSLLSKIDKSIVGIPVLAQKLVQIQANSIARNLPEIVKKINDKLNYCLSELNTMPKSLSSVAEAMTAFMQIIGMAKESLRKILLRGEFEEYPKDRRMHCTARLVEMLNQYSDGLHKCDESDPKMNFLVEEINILEEAKGIALPNFLPRNAFLTILQGKVSGISSIPIGFVEQVWSYVEEVVISVLMRHSENYYQLQLSARRAGHNLMAKMKERSTEWMKEIVDMEKLADYTCDPEYVSEWNRLMSQQNAFIDGVLNDEKRPSVVAIEGIGEVEVGVLRQFPHVLGQAFDLKMRMTAYWKVVLRRFVDCMALHLQLSVSNLVNKEMEAEIVNELMGPYGGGIEKMLEESPAVAVKRDKLKKSIKKLTDSKVVLAKIMDSINSYGD